TTCTTTATCCCTCTGGTCACAGTATGTAGCACCTGACACATTGAGCTATCTTTCCCTTGTGCtaatagtattttaatttaatgtacAGTTGTTGTCTTCTGCTAAAATTACACATTGTTTAAGGATTTCGTTCAAAGATGAATGTGACCTCATGTTCCCATTCATTGCTGTTATCTTTAATAAGataagatttcttcttttaaccTTTACAGAAAATTACTCTTGCCACAAGAGTGTTATCTTATAATATCTATCTTGTTATTCCAGCCAAACATGAATAATTACATGCTTAAAGAGTTCCTACACCAAGGAGATATAAGAACCACAGCTGATATTAAACATGCAAAAAGTCTAATTAGATCTATATGGATGTTTTGGTTGAAGAATTTGAggcaattttcattttctggttgTATAGGAACCTTAGTCATACAGTAGATCAAATATAGTAGACACTGTagaaacacagacagaaaagatcATTCATGTCCCCAAAGAGTTTTGTGCTTGAAGTATAATAGAAGAGTTAAGGACAGGGAAGGACAAGGAATTACCATTCTGTTTTTGCAGTTGTTCAAAAGATCCTTTTGGGGAGTTAGCATTTTTTCCCATGCTTGATctcagcctttgcttttaattttatgaaaactACCACAGTTGTTTTAAGCAAATATAaggtaaaatacattttcctcatttttaactAATGCCTAATTAAAAACTAGTAATAAAACCAGTGTTTCACACATATAAGAGATCTAAAAGTCTTTGTAGTAATAATGACTTGCTGGTGGTATGCTCCCATCTGTGTTTGTCTTGTGTGGCTTAGATTACTGGCATAATTTAAGGTACTTGCTATTGTATGGAAGGATGAGCAAATGTATTTGACTGTAGAAGTTTAGCTAGTGCTCGGATGCTGACACTCAGAAAGGTGGTCAAATTATGGCACTGTTCAAAGGAGTTGTTACAAACATAACTGTGGGGAAGACTTACTGCCTTCTAACTGAAGCTATCCCTTTTCTTATGCCAGGGTATCCATGTGCTTGACAAACTCTTTGAATTAATCTTCTtatctattttttcccttgctgatTTGACTTCTTGCAAAGACAATTTATCCCAGTAGCTGTTCTCTCCTGTTTTCAGTGGTACACGCCTGAGGCCTGTCTGCAGTTCAAAGAGCACTTCCATGCGCAGGTCAGGACTGCTTGTCAGCAGAGCGCCGGAACAGTTGGGTAAGTTTGTAATAAACCAGGTATGCaatgaagaaagtattttaagcTCTTTATAGCCTGCTTCATTCATAGGCTTTTCCCCCCCTCATTCCTCATCTTCCTCACTCCGGTATGTTTCAAGGTAACTAAGCCCATGTATGTGGCAGTTCTCTGATCTGTTTGACAGTAAATTAATAAAGTGCCTCTTCCCACAAGTGTCACAGACACTTCTGCTGCTGGCATACGTAGTGTTGAAAAAATAGTGGAGTTGTTTAGCAACAAATAGTTTTTTAGCAACTTTGAACTAAACTCTTAGTTCAAAAGATTAATTGACTGTTTAAAATGAGTGTTGAATTTTGCACATGCAAGTCAGTATGGCAACCAAATTCTAGAGCAGTTATAAAGAATAGGACAGATCTAGCCTTGCTGTATTCTCTGTTGGTGTTCCAAATGAGCAGTTAATAAAGGCTTTGGGGGGATATAAACATAAAGCAGTTCTAAGTTACCTGAAACACAAAAGAATCTAGCTTTAGTCTTTTAGAAGTATACATGCTGAGAAGTTGTCTTAAATGTTTCCTTAAAACTGGAGCAAAATTCTGGTGAATATATAGCATTGAAGAATCCAAATGAATTGTTTAATGCCCTTGTAATATCctttaagttgtttttttcacaTAATCTGTCTCGCAGAACTGTTACTTGTACTTTGACACCTTTACTACAgtattctcctggagaaactggctgctcatggcttggacgggcttactctttgctgggtaaaaaaccagctggatggccaggcccaaagagttgtggtgaatggagttaaatccagttagcggctggtcacaagtggtgttcctcagggctcagtattggggccggttctgttcaatatctttatcaatgatctggatgaggggattgagtgtgccctcagtaagtttgcagatgacaccaggctGGGTGGGGATGTTGATCTGTgtgagggtaggaaggctctacagagggatctggacaagctggattgaagggctgaggccaactgtgtgaggttcaacgaggctcagtgctgggtcctgtacttgggtcacaacaaccccatgcgatgctacaggcttggggaagagtggctggaaagctgcctggtggcaaaggacctgggggtgttggtcgacagccggctgaacacgaggtggcagtgtgcccaggtggccaagaagaccaacagcatcctggcttgtatcaggaatagtgtggccagcagcagcagggaagtgatcatgcCCCTGTACTccgcactggtgaggccgcacctggaatactgtgtccagttttgggctcctcagtacaagaaggacactgaggtgctggagtgtgtccagagaagggcaatgaggctggtgaagggtctagagaggAAGgtttatgaggagcagctgagggaactggggtgatttagcctggagaggaggaggctgaggggagatcttattgctctctacaactacctgaaggaCCAATACCTATTGGTCTCTTCTTCTAAGTAtttagcgataggacaagaggaaatggcctcaagttgcaccaggggaggtttagattggatactatgaaaaatttcttcactgaaagggttgtcaagcattggaataggctgcccagggaagtggttgagtccccatccctggagatatttaaaagctgtgtagatgtggtgcttagggacaacatggtttagtggtggccttggcagtactaggttaatggttggacttgatcttaaaggtcttttccaacctaaatgattctaagATTTAATTCCTGAAGCAAGGCAAGAATGCTAAACTGTGTTAGAAATCATCATtattcagttaaaataaatagctgtaTGCTTTAATGATAAAGGCTTCTGTGTTCCACTGTGAAGGATCTTTCATAAAGTGGAGCTTCTATGAATACTGACAATTAGCTCACTATTCTTTCAGACCTAGAGTTGTTGATTACCATGAGACTTGTCATGATATCCATCTTTAAATGGaactttttattcatttcacTAGGGAGTCttgctaaaaaaaatttaagccaAAATATGTCTGCCTGAGAGACATCAGTGAGTTTATTGCTTTTTAGAAGTATAGTCACTGTCTTAGTTTCATATAAATTTGTTATAAGTGTCCAGACAATTTTGCTAGCAAGACATGCTTTAGTGAATTgaggcattttttcctctctgtaacCAAGatctatttgtttttttatttccagactAAACCAACTCTCCAGTTCATTTATTCTGGTAACGGAGTATAGCTAAAAAGCTTTACATTTTGGCTTTGTGAATAAAATTAAACCACTTTCCTGTCACTGCTCTCTAGATATGATTATTATTGGGTCAttttttggtggggtgggggtaggAGGGACAGACAACTGAGTGTTTTTTGTACAGTAATTGTAAAACTTGACAGGAATACCTATTATCTTCCTTTCCCATTATCCCAAGTAATGGaatatttctttgttgtttgGAAAGGTAGTCTGAGAAACTCTGTAGCTAATGGCTGTATTAAGACTCTCTTGATATTCCATGAATGCATTAAATTGCCTAATCTacggattttttttcccccaatatgAATTAATGGAACACGCACCTCTAAACCATCActtactttttttgcttttccctgaaGGTCGTTgattttattcagtattttatcAGTAACAGTTAATCAGGCAGAGACATGTCAGCGGCTTAGAGGCCTGTGGCCACCCAATTAGCGTTGACTGGCACAcaaaatgccttcttttttctgaaatattagtCATGCAGCTTACCAGTCAAGATTTGGACTATTTAGAATAGATAACTTGGAATCAGCATCACATGGAAGCCTGATATAACCAGAAATAGTATTCAATAGAAGATTAATTCCTTTGTTTGAAAAGCCATTCCTTGATACAAAAGAATGCTACACCTCTTAAGCCATTTTTATAGCATGTGCATGGGAGATGTCAAGTTTAGGTcaacaaatacatttatatttgcTTATCCACCTGTATGTCCTAAAAGATACACTACgcttcaattttaaaaatgcaggcaGAGTCACCTAAAGCCCATCTGCTGTATTCTGTGGGAGGACCCAGAGCAAAGAGGATTATTTGCATGAAGCCAGCTTCAGATTAATATTATTCCAGATAGTCAGAAAATGTATTGGCTCTAaccatgtgggttttttttccccagagacaAATtctgcagtgggtttttttattatcagCAATTTCTTGTTTCTGCACTTAGGACTTGATTTGTATTATTAAAGTCAATGAGAAACTTgtgattaattttaatgaaaatgatgCGGATACTCTATGGTCTTATATGCAAACTGCCAAATGTATATACTTGTAGTCAAAGCAATTTTAATAGAATAGAATTTATGTCCCACTGGATTATATTTAAGACAATATATGCACAGTAAGAAATGGACTATTTCCACtccagagggttttttttgggggggggaccttctttttctttcttacagtttAAGACTCTgatcctgcagcacagcagcagttaGGTAAACTGGAGTCACAGGTACATGTGCTCATCACTTGTAATTTAAGGATCTAAACTGGAATTTTTAGAGAGAGAATGTTGAAATTGCTACTAAAAACATgtaatgttttcaaatatttgtaacaGGCTGAAAATATCCAAAGTGGTTGTAGTAGGAGACCTGTATGTTGGGAAAACCAGCCTTATTAACAGGTACAGTATATCTCAGCAGATGGTTTGATTCTGCTCTTTCTCAAATAAATGTTATAATATTTCCATTATTCTCCATTCAGGGTAGTACTTCATGGTTCTGTTTTAACCatggttttattattaaataaaagacaaaacaaattcTACAGTATGAGACAGGCTTGATATACCAACACAGAAAGTCATGCTCTGCCACTTCAATTGGTATATGTTATATTCTGAGCTATTTTTATCCAGTCAGATATGATACAGTGTTTCATTAAGAAATCCAGTCTAAAGGCCAAACAAtcagaaggttaaaaaaaaaaaaaaaaaattctttccagtGTCTGAGTCTCGGTTTCATGTTTTCTCCTTACTTGTAGGTtgttcactgaaatatttttaagtcatGCTTGTGTGGGTACCTGTACTCGTTTCTACAGCTGCAAGACTGTAGAGGAAGCTTGAGTTCTTCCGTAGCTTATAAAATAGTACAGATAAAATGCAGAGCGCCTTAAAGATTGGTTATTTGATTCTTTAGCAGATGTTAAAAAcacctcttctgctttttgtatCTAAGTCCAGTGAACAGATCACTGAATTTCTGTAGCTTGTGATCACTGTGACAGCTTTCTGTctatgtttctgtttttttattattatttcttccacATTCTTAAGTAGATACGGTAAGTTTTTAATCTCATTGATTAATCATTTGGGTCATTATTTATGACCCAAAATATATTCCCTTGTAACTAAAACTATAAGAGATTGTATCTTCCTTGACAGTCCAAAGCTATTTTATTCTAATTCTCATCTGATCCTGAGAGCTTACTAGATGTATATGATTTCTAGTTTGTTATCCAGTATgtccttttttaaattagtttcttGGTGTTTATATATATGCTTCTGCAATATATAGCTGCTCCACAATTAGTTAATCCTTTTCTTCATAATTTACCCTAGAtagttgtggtgggttgaccctggctggatgccaggtgcccaccaaagctgctctattactccccttctcaactggacaggggagagaaaatataataaaaggcttgtgggtcaagataagggcagggagagatcactcagtaATTgcagtcacaggcaaaacagactcaacttggggaaatcagtttaatttattaccagacAAGTCAGActaggataatgagaaataaaaatgaaatcctaaaacaccttccccccacccctcccttcttcctgggctcaacttcattcctgattttctctacctcctacCCCCACGtagtgcagggggacagggaatggaggttgtggtcagttcatgaCAAgtcgtctctgctgctccttcctcctcaaggggaggactcctcacactcttcccctgctccagcatggggtccctcccacgggagacagtcctccacgaacttctccaatgtgggtccttcccacgggctacagttcttcaggaactgctccagtgtgggtcccttccatggggtgcggttgttcaggaacagactgctccagcgtgggtcccccatggggtcacaagtcctgccagcaaacctgctccagcgtggactCCCCTGTCTCCATGGGTCGACAGGTCCTGCCAGGggcctgctccagtgtgggcttccctcggggtcacagcctccttagGGCaaatccacctgctccagtgtggggtcctccccgggctgcaggtggatctctgctccaccatggacctccctgggctgcaggggcacatctgcctcaccatgggctgcaccatgggctgcaggggaatctctgctccggcgcctgcagcacctcctccccctccttctgcactgaccttggtgtctgcagagttgttcccctcacacattctcactcctctctctggctgcagttgtgcagatTTCTCTccgccccccccaccctcttcttaaatatgttatcacagaggtgctaccactgttgctgataggcttggccttggccagcagcgggtccatcttggagctggctggcattggctctattggacataggggaagttTCTAGCAGGTTCTCACAGcagccacccctgtagtccACCCCacactcccaaaaccttgccaagCAAACTCAGTACAATAGTGTTAGTTTTGCAGTTATTTGTAGCTGGGTGTATTcatcccttttcttttaattgcagaTTTTGTAAAGATAATTTTGACCGAGACTACAAGGCTACCATTGGAGTGGATTTTGAAATTGAACGTTTTGAAATAATTGGAATACCATATAATCTCCAGATGTAAGTTGAAACAGTGTGGTTAAGTATTGCACGGAGTACAATCTCAGCAGAGCTTGAATTGCTGCAGGCTCTAGTggaataaagatttttaaaaaataataaaattgcaCAAGGAATAATTGATCTGAAAACCAGGTTGTGTACCTGGACTTGCAGTTTCAGTAAAAATTTTACTCTCTTGGATTTCTTATCCctaaaaaaatgttataaatttGCCAATGAAAATTCATCTTGGATGTCTTGCACCATTTCAGTGGAGTTCTGCCTTTTGAAGTCAAGTTTCTCGAAAGAGAAATGGAAGTTTTGACACAGTTTCGCCAGTTCTACTGTTACACCATTTTGTCATTTGAGTTTAGTGGGCACAATGAGCACTGAACTTGGCTTTACTGggagttttatttctgcagccATTGAAATTAATGGTAAGGTGTCCAGTGATTTCATCATCTCTTAGCTAGGCActaactgattttccccaaatcaTAGAAAGACTTGAGTGTCTTTATTAGAATGTGAACCTAAAAACTTtgattttcagctttgtttatCAGACTAGTGGGGATCCTGGCCTTCTCTCAcctgctttgcttctgctgaagGATGTCCTTTGCTATTTCCAGTGGCTAGCAATATTGTCTGTAGAGGGCATTATTCAATAATCTATGCTGTAGCATGACCTAGAGCAGAAATAAGATGCTTTGCATGAAGTATTTTAGTGCATGAATCTTAAAAACCTTTTTGCTTaggaacacatttttttctgagatatCATTGGTGTAAATAGATGGCTAGTGGGGTTTATTGAAAATTACTTAGAAATCCatttcccactgatttcagtgccACTGTGTTTTTGAAATTTCTGCTAGGCACTATCCTTTTGGAACTTGAGTCCCTCTAAAAATGTGGACTGATGCATCTAGTATTTTGCCAGCTGAAGCAATAAGGTTCATGAGCTACTAAACGTCAGGTTGCATTACCTGCAGAATCTTCAGTGGCTGGGTAGAACATTTCCATGGGATAAGCACTAGTGCCCCCTCTTGCTGAAAGATTTCCATGCAAGATAAATTTGCAAGTATCTGTGACTGGCAGTACTAGGCTgtaacaaaaacccaaacatctgTAGTGCTGGCAGTAGCTAAGGCTGCATATCATGTTCAGCAATAAGAAACACTTTCttgattttctttaattgtGTCCTTAGTACATGGTGGACTGAGCTATAGGTCTCCAATTTGTAGAGTATGGACAGATACCATATCTAGCAGTTGCAAGATTCTAGTAGGGGCTAATATATGATTTAGcacagaaaattttcaaaattagatTGCCCTAGAAATACATGCAAATGACAtagatgagggaaaaaaatgttttaagaaaaggGTATTACCATACAGATATGAATGTTTGAGTTGTGTCTTCAAAATgaccagtatttaaaaaaaaaaaaaaaattaaaagcagtgttCAAATGGCTTCATTAAATAATAGAGCtttactgtatttctgtcaCTAGTTAATGAATAACATGTTCCAGATGGTAACACTTCTCTGGTATCACATTCTTCTCCAACTTGTACCAGTCTGCTGCTTCATTAGCATGTTTACTCAGGTTACACTGGGTTTCATTAacctgaaatttcttttttccccccattgcACAGATGGGACACAGCAGGTCAGGAAAAGTTCAAGTGCATTGCATCTGCTTACTACCGAGGAGCAGAGGGTGAGAACAATATTAATTTGATCCTGGCTGTGACAGGAGGTTGTACTTTATACAGaaacatatatgcatatgtgcTGCTTGGAAATGTGCCTGTAGACACAGTGTGGTGGAATGGATTGTCCGTTATTGGAGAGAAGAAGGGACTAAAAAGCTCATTAAGTGATATGTTGTCACACCTGCAAGCTCTGAATGTTCTGATGATGCAGTGATAAAAAATGGCACTTGTGTCTAGGGGAAAAAGAATTTGGGTTTGAGTAAGATTATTGCTGAAGTTAGATGTGGATACTTCTGGCATTCCCTTTGGTAAGAGACAATTTCTGCAGGAATTAAAGTGGTCCCAAAATAAAAGGAGTAATAGCACTATAGGCTGCAGACTACCGGTAGAGACTAAATAAGGTTGGGGACTGAGGACTTCTCTCTTACTGGGTGctagagaaggaagaggaataaGCAAATGGATagtctcccttctcctctgtgTTAAATCTGCTCTTGCACTTCATATGTAAACATTCTCTCTGTTTAACAAGATGAGTTGGAGAGACTTCTGATGCACTTTTTaacttaattgctttttttttctgttcttgtcttTTATTGCAGTTATAATAACGGTGTTTGATTTGGCTGATATCCAGACTTTGGATCACACCAAGtaagtttctgtattttggcTTACCCTTTAAAGCTTTTACAGCAGGTTTAATTGTCTTGGATAGCCTGTAGTTGCTGAGAACTTGCCGGATCATGAGTATGTTTTCTGTTGAGCTAAGAAATGAAGAATGACAGTCACTTGTTTGGATTACATAGGGTgggatttttctgaagaaaatgcagagcaTAAATTTGAACTACTTACCCTTTACTTCCTTTGTAGTCAGTGGAGAGGAAAAGGCACTTCAGTAAGAGCTTGATCCTTCCAAAACTAGGCATGCAGCAAGAGATGAAGTGCACCCCAGaagtatcctttttttttttctccatttgctaTGAGCAGGATAACAGGCTAGCATCTGATGTAATGATGAAATTGATGAGATGCATCTCATGCATAAACTCTCAAGAGCCTCTCATTTTCTACGTGTACTGCTAGCCTGaaatgattttctttctctagttTCTGTAGTGATTCTGTTGGGAGATGtcaaaaagaggagagaaaattaaaaactcgAAGTATATATAGGTATAGCTAAACTTCCTGGTTCAGATACTTGTAATGGTTTGGTTACAACAGCATACTAATTGTTATAAGTAAACTTGTTCTGCTTTTAGTGCAGGCTGCAAAACCCTACATGGATCTATGATCCACATTGTTGTCACCAGCTCAGAGCGTATATATTTCTAACATACTGTTGTGACTGTAATGCAGGTACATGTTTCTTTACAACCTGTAGTCTGTCTTATTTGAATGTGTATTAGACTATTTCCTTAGACTACTGCTGTGGTACTTAGCTCATTTACATAGGACTttgtaaaataatatatatattagtATCTCTGCTTGGCTGAAAATAATTGAAGCCTGTGAACCTGATTtcccacacatgcacacactccTTTCCCTCTTTGACTTGTGTTGGATGACTCAGGAGGAACTTGATTGccacagtaacaaaaatataaaagcttaTGAGACAAGAATCATGCAGCCTTCATAGGGAGCTGTTTTATAATGCTGAATAGATTATTTCACTCTTCTTTATTCCCGTTTGTATCCAATCTGCTATGTTGTTCatatcttttcctctgcttcttgttttcttattcCTTATCTCAGTCAAAACTTTGACCCCTGCCTTATACTGATAAATACACTCTCTGGGTGCTAAAATCATTATTGAATTTGCACTCTACAGGGGGAATATTTGAACTTTTCATTAGTGGAAGGCATGTATTCAAAGGAGTTGGCATAGCACCTGGTCTCCTTCTGTctagaaaaaaaggcttttgacactCTCACATAAGTTCATCCTCTCACTTCTCTTGTGACCCTATTATCTGTCACTTTTTCCTATATTCCTCAGTCCCTCTGACTGATTCTATCATTTCTCTTTTGTATTTCAGACAGTGGCTAGAAGATGCATTGAGGGAGAATGAGCCACATTCCAGCTTCATCTTTCTAGTtggaacaaaaaaagatttggtGGTAAGTAAATTGAATGCAGATGAGGAAATCGGATTTCCCATAGTTCCTCAAGTGATTTCCCTTACAAGCTGTACATAATGTTGCTGAGATAAAGACCTTGAGGGAAAAAcctaaacagaaagaaagatcaTCACTGGTAAATAGAACAGCATACTCGGAACCAATTTAAGAAGatgctttctgcagaaatggGTAGTTAGTGAAATATCCCTGTTTCCATTCCTTGCATGACACTTTTCAAGCACGTACAGacaactgaaaaggaaaagttggGTGCACAAAAGAATAGAGTACCTAATGATCTTGAaggttttcttgggtttttttttgttttggtttgggttgatttggtttttttagggACAGTGTGTTCATTATTCAGGAACAGGGAATAATTCTTACTTAATTGAATGTGACACCGTTTTCAGACAAACAGGGTATAATGCACTCACCCTATACCATTCTGAGTCTTGTGTTTGTCTTTCTTTAGCTATCAATACTTAATTctcaaagattttaaaaaaaatttgctgcttctgctgttcagttgattttttttatttcccaccccccccagcttccACAGTATCACTTATGCAGTTTGTTTCTTACCCTTCACTGAAAATAAGTCCCAAAAAACTGCATGTCTGTTTTTTCTAGTACTTTGTGTTGcttatgctgctttttctgagtTGCAGTAAAAGCTAAACGTGCCAGACCTCTGAGGATGCAGATCTGAAGTCTTGTCTAAGCTAGAATTCCTTAGTTTCTGTTTTTAGAACGATAGCACTTTCAGCTGGGAGACGAGCAAAGCAAAGGATTGTGGGTTCTAGGTATTACTTCAGTATGAAGCCAGTATCTTCCCAACTGGATTCACTCTACTTCTCATCTTGATGTCACATCATCCTTTCCAGATTTTTAGAATTCTTCTCAATTGTGCAGGGGCTCCGCATTGTAAGACAGTGCACAGAAAACTGTACAAACAAAGACTACTGGTATCATCCATCACAAATGGGCTAGAAATTGAAAGCAAATAGCAACATACTGATATGGTTGATCACAGAGAACaaatgagaggggaaaaagaccTGAAAATTAAGTGCGAGAAAGCAAAATCCATTGAAGGGGCAAGAAATGTTAAGTCttaagaaaaagagcaaaaataaaaaccagggAAGGCCATTGTGTTGCAACATAGTAAAACTAGATGGAGTAGAAAAAAGGATCTGAGACAGAGACAAGAAACATTAATCCCAAAGAACCATTGTGATTAGTTGGTTCTGCAACTTTTCTGCTGAGAATGATGGGGTGACAAGAATTTAGAGACCAGTAACTGGGCTGTTGTCTTTGTAGCTCCCTGCAACACTAGATACAATGGTCACACTTGTTaactgctgttttgtttcaatGCTGTGGGAGGTGAATGGAgacttccattttaaaagcagtaccAAGTATGTGAATATTCCTGCAATCATGTCTGATTGCACAAGTTCTAAGGCAAGGCCAGAAAGGCCACTGTGAAAACAGGAAGCATCACAGCATAGGTGCTAGCAGTACCTCTATGTTATTACCAGCCCAGATACACTTCTTATGTTAAAGTTATTCTATGTTATTTACTCAGTCAGATGCTGTGTGTGAAAGGACAGAGCTAGATGCCATCCGCTTTGCCAATGAGATGCAGGCAGAATACTGGTCCGTTTCAGCCAAAACAGGTAAGCTACTGCAAAGGATGTAAAAATAGCATAACCACAAAGGCTTATGTTAAGGTGGGAGGAAATTAAAGTTCCATATCCCCTCATTCccatgcaggtttttttgttgttcttgcaTTTTGTTGCTATTGGAAACTTCAGGTTTATTAATGGTTCCATTTTTTTGAGCATTTGTATGTGCGCTTGCACTATCATGTTTACAGGAAGGAGTATTTGAGCTGCTGTGCAATGTTTAAGCATGTTTAATTCATAGCTAGTTACATAAATAGACATGTGTGCTGCTACTCAGCAttagcaatgaaaaaaagattatacgTTGCTGACTAAAAATAAAGGTACAGTACAGAGTACAGTATTCCAGagtaagaaaatgagaaattctcTCTGCAGGGATCAGAATGGAGGACAGATTTTTGGAGACGCCTGTTCTGTCCCAGTACTGAGCAGTGATCTGTTTACAGATACACTTGTTAGGCTTGATCATGTGTTGATGTGCAGTTGTAAAAAAATGATTATTTCTGTCCTGTTTCCTAGGGGAAAATGTCAAAGAGTTCTTTTCCCGAGTTGCTGCCTTGGCCTTTGAACAGTCCATGATAAAGGAGCTGGAGAAAACTGCTGGGCACATGGCCCAAATTGGGGCAGGAAACCTCATCAGTATgt
This sequence is a window from Pelecanus crispus isolate bPelCri1 chromosome 11, bPelCri1.pri, whole genome shotgun sequence. Protein-coding genes within it:
- the RAB36 gene encoding ras-related protein Rab-36, which encodes MKSNLMHFVPPVSRDRIISQFPKWYTPEACLQFKEHFHAQVRTACQQSAGTVGLKISKVVVVGDLYVGKTSLINRFCKDNFDRDYKATIGVDFEIERFEIIGIPYNLQIWDTAGQEKFKCIASAYYRGAEVIITVFDLADIQTLDHTKQWLEDALRENEPHSSFIFLVGTKKDLVSDAVCERTELDAIRFANEMQAEYWSVSAKTGENVKEFFSRVAALAFEQSMIKELEKTAGHMAQIGAGNLIKLEKNMMEVPEGNAQVSLSCC